The Glycine max cultivar Williams 82 chromosome 17, Glycine_max_v4.0, whole genome shotgun sequence genome contains the following window.
AGAAGATCACGAGCGTGTTGTTGATTGCACTACTCCCAATTTTAATGGGTTTGTGATATCAATTCTTTTTCATCAAAATTCCCTTCACCTTTGAATCTCTCGATACTCAttctgtttttcttcttccatttgATTTGCCACAGGATCATTTCAGTTATGGATCCAAATCGGAGTTGGGCTGCCCGTTGGTTGCGCATTGGTAGGTTCAATTATCTCCTGTTACACCCATTATATTTTTCCTCTCCTTGACTTCtagtttcttttcctttctaatATAATAGTCTGATGACAGTGTTACTTGAACAAACATCatcatgacattttttttactaagttTGTCAtctccccctcccccccccccccccccccccctttttttaatTGCAAGGAGCTatctaattttcaaaataaaactttcattTATAGGTGGATACAATCATTGCTTGTGTGAAGAACCCGTCAAATTATCTACTCAAGACTTTATAAAATActtgtataaaattataaataagagcTTTTTTGACTgctattattaatttgttatccTTAAATATCTGTAATtgtaaaaaaggataaaaattgaGTAACCTGTTAAGTCTAATGTGTTACCTTTATTAAATACTACCTCCGGTCTTgtatataagaaacaattacCTAATCCATCAAGAACAATAAAAGTGGTTAGATTGGTTATTTtgtcataaatttttattttatttcaagacTACCCATGACATTAAATGGTTTAAGAGGTGATTATTTTCCAAATTCAGCCATGTTTTGTTGATAGTTCAATAAATGTATCCACTTTTATGGGAAAATGTGTGTATATCATTAATAGGCCTCATAATTAATTAGgggtaaaaagaaaatttagtaATAAAGTAATCCTATGTTTGTTATAATTAGGACCAACAAAATATTGTCTATTTCTTATGTACAGTACCAGAAGTAGTCATTGATGACACtcagattatttttattaataaagtaaTCCTAtgtttcttttcacttttcttatTGGGGTTTTGCactaatattaatttcaaaattctttttaacaTTGACCAAAAGTAGTCTAAGTGATAAGATCAAAAGGGCATTTCAACTGTCCTTGAGTTTCTCTTCTGACAATTTAGATTTCTAATCTATCATGTAGATGGTCTTTTTGATCAATTTCACTCCAACGAATCAGCCAAATTATATGCCAAGAAAAGTGACAACAATTTGTGAAGAGAAAAATTACTTTGCtgaatttttatcatgatttaaaACTTGTATTATGGTTGAGTTGTAAAATTTGGGTTGCCCTTGAATATATCGCAGGAAAGTTTGTTCCTGGTGTTTATACTCTTGCTGTCTCAGAGGCTCTTCCTGAAGAGATGCAGGTTTgtaattttctagtagtgtgatGTGATATagatttcataatattttacttGTGATAGATTTCAGAATATATTTCTATGTTGTTATAAAGTGATTCACAGCTATTTCTTTTCTAGTAAAACATTAGAGGATGTCAAGTAGTCACTTGGCAATAAATCTAGCCACATTATTTTATTGGCCACTAAACTTTGCTCCTCTTAAAGGTAAGGCATGCAAATTGAGTTTTAACGTTGGAACAGAGAGGGAGTGTAGGATTGTAGGATCGAAACATGTATTGCAAGTTCCAACTAGGTGAattatttacatacatgcacacaaacaaaaaatacaacaataaCAATGAAAGTTTTATTCCATTTAGTGAGATCAATTAGATGGATCACACATCATTGAACTTGGTTTAAGACAAAATCCTTGGGAATATTATTCATCACGAGATCTTAACTTCTTCCAATGTTCCACTCCTCCTTTTCACAAGACTGTAAATGTTTGTCGTgatttagagttttttttttttctagcaaagattaaaaaaacctAAATCACCACAAACatttaattaaacttaaattaagATTCATAAGGCCTTGTACAAACAGTCACATAAATTTTGACAACACAAACAATACATAAAAGTAAAGCATGCAGCAAACAAAGTGAATACATAAAGATTCCTCCAAACTGCTTCCCACCCAAAATAAGACGTGATTATTCATCTTATTTTGGTTTAGAGGATAAAAATAGAGACATAGagtaaatgaaaatagaatagagataatttgaaaaaaggagaaataaagttgtattgtttgttttaagaaaaatggGTTTGAAATAGAATAGAAATAATATTGTAAAGTTGTTTGGTATGAATGAAATAGGAAGAAGAGAATTAAACACATAGAAATCAGTTATGATGCAAAAACAATCGATTAAGTTTGtgctgataataaaaaaaatcaattgtgaTGTACAAATCATTGATTAAGTTGATGAAAAGATCGATTATTTGAAATAATCGGATTTTGCTGTTCAAGATGATTTTTGTGAAGACAAATTTATGCTCTGGACTCTACAAGACTGTAATTTAACTCTTCAAATTCGTTGCTATCAAACTCTCGAAAGACATTTCCGTCTTTGGCATTTTATTTCTATCGCCTGAACCGAACACACTGGAAgtgagtttatttatttattcggTTATTCCGATTTGCAGGCTATATGT
Protein-coding sequences here:
- the LOC100306659 gene encoding transcription elongation factor SPT4-like protein, producing MATAPAQIPTSFGHELRACLRCRLVKTYDQFRESGCENCSFFKMEEDHERVVDCTTPNFNGIISVMDPNRSWAARWLRIGKFVPGVYTLAVSEALPEEMQAICEDERVQYIPPKRL